A region from the Phycisphaerales bacterium genome encodes:
- a CDS encoding SDR family oxidoreductase: MKVLVTGHLGYIGVVLVPLLQSRGHEVVGYDSDLYRRSTYGPASRLPQVRNIQKDIRDSELKDVEGFDAILHLAGLSNDPLGDFNPSLTYDINYHASARLAELARKAGVSRFIFSSSCSNYGAAGDAPVDESSAFNPVTPYGESKVLTEQAVSKLATDSFSPVFLRNATAYGVSCRIRFDLVLNNLTAWAYTTGKVHIKSDGTPWRPIVHIEDISRAFVATLEAPKEKVHNQAFNVGATKENYRVREIAEIVHATVPNSEVSFAEGGSPDKRNYRANCDKFTSTFPQWAPKWTAKAAAKELHDSFKAVGVTLDEFEGDRYKRIGQLKALLKEGQLDESFRFTR; encoded by the coding sequence ATGAAAGTTCTCGTCACGGGTCATCTCGGGTACATCGGCGTCGTGCTTGTGCCGCTGCTCCAATCGCGCGGGCATGAGGTTGTCGGCTATGACAGCGACCTCTACCGGCGTTCGACGTATGGACCGGCGAGCCGACTGCCCCAGGTCCGCAACATCCAGAAGGACATCCGCGATTCGGAGTTGAAGGACGTCGAGGGCTTCGACGCGATCCTCCACCTCGCGGGCCTCTCGAACGACCCGCTGGGCGACTTCAACCCGTCGCTCACGTATGACATCAACTATCACGCGTCCGCACGTCTCGCCGAACTCGCGCGCAAGGCCGGGGTCTCACGGTTCATCTTCTCGTCGTCGTGCTCGAACTATGGTGCCGCGGGCGATGCGCCGGTGGATGAGTCGTCGGCGTTCAACCCCGTGACGCCGTATGGCGAGTCGAAAGTGCTGACCGAGCAGGCGGTCTCGAAACTTGCGACGGACTCGTTCTCGCCGGTCTTCCTCCGCAACGCGACGGCGTACGGCGTGTCGTGCCGAATCCGCTTCGATCTCGTCCTCAACAACCTGACCGCGTGGGCGTACACGACCGGCAAGGTGCACATCAAGAGCGACGGCACGCCGTGGCGCCCGATCGTGCACATCGAGGACATCTCGCGCGCGTTCGTCGCGACGCTGGAAGCCCCCAAGGAGAAGGTCCACAACCAGGCCTTCAACGTCGGCGCGACGAAGGAGAACTACCGCGTCCGCGAGATCGCGGAGATTGTGCACGCGACCGTGCCGAACTCCGAGGTATCCTTCGCCGAGGGCGGCTCCCCCGACAAGCGGAACTATCGCGCGAACTGCGACAAGTTCACGAGCACGTTCCCTCAGTGGGCGCCCAAGTGGACGGCGAAGGCCGCCGCGAAGGAGTTGCACGACAGTTTTAAGGCTGTCGGCGTGACCCTCGACGAGTTCGAGGGCGATCGCTACAAACGGATCGGGCAACTCAAGGCGCTCCTCAAGGAGGGGCAACTCGACGAGTCGTTCCGATTCACCCGATAG
- a CDS encoding class I SAM-dependent methyltransferase encodes MAADTASVFTPAFVEKCKRVRCRISGEVGVEPVVDLGMMPHINALLTKEQLGKIRSGEVKEPMWPLELIFAPESKLVQITETVDPSIIFGADYPYFSSFMDAWLAHCKNHAKHLIQSRGLNMNSLVIELASNDGYMLKNFVEAGVPALGIDPAPEPCKAAEKIGVPTMCAFFGVDLAQKLVNEGRRADVVIGNNVMAHVADTNGFVKGMGMLLKDDGTTSVENPYLRDFIEKCEFDTIYHEHLCYYSATSVTYMFEKNGLYLNHVERIPTHGGSLRYYGGKKKNLQDSVKNILAEERDLGMDKPGYYRGFAQRVHGIRETMRSLIADIRRQGKTVAAYGAAAKGAVMLNFLGADHTQIDFCVDKNPFKQNKFMPGVHVPILHQDELLKRKPDYCIILPWNFKEEIMQQQAEYRKQGGRFIVPIPSPVIV; translated from the coding sequence ATGGCCGCCGATACCGCCTCCGTGTTCACTCCCGCGTTCGTCGAGAAATGCAAGCGCGTCCGTTGCCGCATCAGCGGCGAGGTCGGCGTGGAGCCCGTCGTGGACCTGGGCATGATGCCGCACATCAACGCGCTGCTCACCAAGGAGCAGCTCGGCAAGATCCGCTCGGGCGAGGTGAAGGAGCCGATGTGGCCCCTCGAACTCATCTTCGCCCCGGAGAGCAAACTTGTCCAGATCACCGAGACCGTGGACCCGTCGATCATCTTCGGCGCCGATTATCCGTACTTCTCGTCGTTCATGGACGCGTGGCTCGCCCACTGCAAGAACCACGCGAAGCACCTGATCCAATCGCGCGGGCTGAACATGAACAGCCTCGTCATTGAACTCGCGAGCAACGACGGCTACATGCTCAAGAACTTCGTCGAGGCGGGCGTGCCCGCGCTCGGCATCGACCCCGCTCCGGAGCCGTGCAAGGCCGCCGAGAAGATCGGCGTGCCGACGATGTGCGCGTTCTTCGGCGTGGACCTCGCGCAAAAACTCGTGAACGAGGGAAGACGCGCCGACGTCGTCATCGGGAACAACGTCATGGCCCACGTCGCCGACACCAACGGCTTCGTCAAGGGCATGGGCATGCTCCTCAAGGACGACGGTACGACCTCTGTCGAGAACCCCTATCTCCGCGACTTCATCGAGAAGTGCGAGTTCGACACGATCTATCACGAGCACCTCTGCTACTACTCCGCCACCAGCGTCACCTACATGTTCGAGAAGAACGGGCTCTATCTCAACCACGTTGAGCGCATCCCGACGCATGGTGGCTCGCTCCGGTACTACGGCGGGAAGAAGAAGAACCTGCAGGACTCGGTCAAGAACATCCTCGCCGAGGAACGCGATCTGGGCATGGACAAGCCCGGGTATTACCGCGGCTTTGCCCAGCGCGTGCATGGCATCCGCGAGACGATGCGGAGCCTCATCGCCGACATCCGTCGCCAGGGAAAGACGGTCGCGGCGTATGGCGCAGCAGCGAAGGGAGCCGTCATGCTCAACTTCCTCGGCGCCGACCACACCCAGATCGACTTCTGCGTGGACAAGAACCCTTTCAAGCAGAACAAGTTCATGCCCGGCGTGCACGTCCCGATCCTGCACCAGGACGAACTGCTCAAGCGCAAGCCCGACTACTGCATCATCCTTCCCTGGAACTTCAAGGAAGAGATCATGCAGCAGCAGGCCGAGTATCGCAAGCAGGGTGGACGCTTCATCGTACCGATTCCAAGCCCCGTGATCGTCTAA
- a CDS encoding methyltransferase domain-containing protein yields MSRSTHNTGPRFDVHHDAAAQCPNCEHQGLTIFYEVHGIPCHSMILLDSAKEASDYHTGDLRLGFCESCGFITNTRYDIANSEYSQKFEESQGFSATFNKFARELAKRYADRYDLAGDKVALEIGCGKGEWLCALCEESGGRGIGIDPGYTPSRLTSPAADRIEWIIDFYGPKFAHLQADFIACRHTLEHIQPTLEFMRSIRATIGDRKDTILFFELPEVLRELEEGAFWDMYYEHCTYFSPGSLARLFRKAGFDVTYLSVEYANQYIILDAVPSDTETKARLPLEDDMARLRAGVKTFGETASRVARYWSDSIRAAHARGEKTVVWGSGSKGVSFLTTLGLRDEVSCVVDINTFRQGKFMAGSGHEIVGPEALTRVRPDHIVIMNPIYVPEISEQVRSMGLSPKIVAV; encoded by the coding sequence ATGTCGAGATCCACGCACAACACCGGCCCGCGCTTCGACGTCCACCACGACGCGGCGGCCCAGTGCCCCAACTGCGAGCACCAGGGGCTCACCATCTTCTATGAGGTCCACGGGATTCCATGCCATAGCATGATCCTGCTCGATTCCGCGAAGGAGGCGAGCGACTATCACACGGGCGACCTGCGCCTGGGCTTCTGCGAGTCCTGCGGCTTCATCACCAACACGCGATACGACATCGCGAACTCGGAGTATTCACAGAAGTTCGAGGAGAGCCAGGGGTTCTCCGCCACATTCAACAAGTTCGCCCGCGAACTCGCGAAGCGGTACGCCGATCGATATGACCTCGCCGGCGACAAGGTCGCACTCGAGATCGGCTGCGGCAAGGGCGAGTGGCTGTGCGCCCTGTGCGAGGAATCCGGCGGGCGCGGCATCGGGATCGATCCGGGATACACACCGAGTCGATTGACAAGCCCCGCGGCCGATCGTATCGAGTGGATCATTGATTTCTACGGGCCGAAGTTCGCCCATCTCCAGGCGGACTTCATCGCCTGCCGGCACACGCTGGAGCACATCCAGCCGACGCTGGAGTTCATGCGATCGATCCGCGCGACCATCGGCGATCGCAAGGACACCATTCTTTTCTTCGAACTCCCCGAGGTGCTCCGCGAACTCGAGGAGGGCGCCTTCTGGGACATGTACTACGAGCATTGCACGTACTTCAGTCCGGGCTCGCTCGCGCGGCTGTTCCGCAAGGCCGGGTTCGACGTGACGTACCTGAGCGTGGAGTACGCGAACCAGTACATCATCCTCGATGCTGTTCCCTCTGATACGGAAACCAAAGCGAGACTGCCCCTCGAGGACGACATGGCGAGGCTACGCGCTGGCGTGAAGACGTTCGGCGAGACGGCGTCGCGTGTCGCGAGGTATTGGAGCGACTCGATCCGTGCCGCCCACGCCAGGGGCGAGAAGACCGTCGTGTGGGGAAGCGGGAGCAAGGGCGTCTCGTTCCTGACGACGCTGGGCCTGCGCGACGAGGTCTCGTGCGTTGTGGACATCAACACCTTCCGTCAGGGCAAGTTCATGGCCGGCTCCGGGCACGAGATCGTCGGGCCCGAGGCGCTGACTCGTGTTCGCCCGGATCACATCGTGATCATGAACCCGATCTATGTCCCCGAGATCAGCGAACAGGTCCGCTCGATGGGTCTTTCACCGAAGATCGTCGCGGTCTAG
- a CDS encoding PIG-L family deacetylase, with amino-acid sequence MSLLSSIESACFTALRRLLSARARDITSETGSRSCIIIAPHPDDEVLGAGGTAALKVAAGSEVTIVIVTDGRQSHKSTKLASEALVAMREQESVDGAARLGVSKDRLLHLRVPDGETDNNRDVIRSALLAILRDRSPAEIISPSPIDRHADHRTLGVLVGEMLATDEITVPVLEYPVWFWSFGAWRPRSGGAGPVWSMVRIARALLSKPVVSVDVRAHLTRKRRALAEHRTQMESITGEPDWGVLDERFLAHFFDGRELFFPLSKEKATLRARRGFA; translated from the coding sequence ATGTCTCTGCTCTCTTCCATCGAGTCGGCGTGTTTCACGGCACTTCGGCGCCTTCTCTCGGCCCGCGCCAGGGACATCACCTCGGAGACAGGCTCGCGATCCTGCATTATCATCGCACCACACCCGGACGATGAGGTGCTCGGGGCCGGGGGCACGGCCGCGTTGAAAGTAGCCGCAGGATCAGAGGTGACGATTGTGATCGTGACCGATGGGCGGCAGTCGCACAAGTCGACGAAACTCGCCAGCGAGGCTCTTGTCGCGATGCGAGAGCAAGAAAGCGTTGATGGTGCGGCACGACTGGGCGTTTCCAAGGATCGGTTGCTCCATCTCCGCGTGCCCGATGGCGAGACCGACAACAACAGAGACGTGATCCGCTCGGCGTTGCTTGCGATACTTCGTGATCGATCCCCAGCGGAGATCATCTCGCCCAGCCCGATCGATCGGCACGCGGACCACCGAACGCTCGGCGTGCTCGTGGGTGAGATGCTCGCCACGGATGAGATCACGGTGCCCGTTCTCGAATACCCGGTGTGGTTCTGGAGTTTCGGCGCGTGGCGTCCGCGTTCCGGCGGGGCCGGTCCTGTGTGGTCGATGGTGCGCATCGCGAGGGCGCTCCTGAGTAAGCCTGTGGTGTCGGTCGATGTACGAGCACACTTGACGCGCAAGCGTCGCGCACTGGCCGAGCATCGCACGCAGATGGAGAGCATCACGGGCGAGCCGGACTGGGGCGTGCTCGACGAGCGGTTTCTTGCACATTTTTTCGACGGGCGTGAACTCTTCTTCCCGCTCTCCAAGGAGAAGGCGACGCTTCGCGCCAGACGGGGGTTCGCGTGA
- a CDS encoding glycosyltransferase, with the protein MSSAVRVMHVMPDLAMGGGQQLLLRNISGMTPGAIEHHVASVKTDLELRARFEDLGCSVHPLNVRQGSDAPGAIVRLRSLVRSLGIDVIHTNNTGSDRRAGYLAASGRPVVNSLHAEAPGPTRSFAIRAFDRADGLLSRRAVHSIVAVSNSALTSWTPWLDAHRVAVGSRVVRHPGLDLTRFPEMNAGTRRSWREAHGLGLGSVVLVHVARLVPGKGVNFFLDALAACRAVGLDAAGVIVGDGPDRAMLESHAVSLGITDHARFLGPRDDVPTILAACDLMVFPSLSEGFGLAPLEAMAAGLPVAAFALPSLTEFIEPGRSGELVARADGEALSRAVVSLVRDAGMRRSFGDRSHAIVRERFDQRIVSAWWVDLYTSLAGRST; encoded by the coding sequence GTGAGCAGCGCCGTGCGTGTCATGCACGTCATGCCCGACCTCGCGATGGGCGGCGGACAGCAACTCCTCCTGCGCAACATCTCGGGCATGACGCCGGGCGCGATCGAGCACCATGTCGCGAGCGTCAAGACCGATCTCGAACTCCGGGCGCGATTCGAAGATCTCGGTTGCTCGGTGCATCCGTTGAACGTACGCCAAGGGTCGGACGCCCCCGGTGCGATTGTCCGCCTTCGTTCGCTCGTCCGTTCGCTTGGTATTGATGTCATCCACACGAATAACACCGGCTCGGATCGCCGCGCCGGGTATCTCGCCGCGAGTGGGCGTCCAGTCGTGAACTCGCTCCATGCCGAGGCACCAGGACCGACACGCTCGTTCGCCATACGTGCGTTCGATCGGGCCGATGGGCTGCTTTCGCGGCGTGCCGTCCACTCGATCGTCGCCGTCTCGAACTCAGCGCTCACGAGTTGGACGCCCTGGCTCGACGCGCATCGCGTCGCGGTTGGGTCTCGCGTCGTGAGGCATCCGGGTCTTGATTTGACGAGATTTCCTGAGATGAACGCGGGCACACGACGGTCGTGGCGCGAAGCACATGGTCTCGGCCTTGGATCCGTGGTCCTCGTCCACGTCGCGCGGCTTGTGCCCGGCAAGGGTGTGAACTTCTTCCTGGATGCGCTCGCCGCGTGTCGTGCAGTAGGTCTCGATGCTGCGGGCGTCATCGTCGGCGACGGGCCCGACCGCGCGATGCTCGAGTCTCACGCGGTGTCACTCGGCATCACCGATCACGCCAGATTCCTCGGTCCTCGAGATGATGTCCCCACCATCCTCGCGGCGTGCGACCTCATGGTTTTTCCCTCGCTCAGCGAGGGTTTCGGGCTTGCACCGCTCGAGGCGATGGCCGCCGGGCTCCCCGTTGCCGCGTTCGCGCTGCCGTCGCTCACGGAGTTCATCGAGCCGGGGCGCAGCGGCGAACTCGTCGCGCGGGCCGATGGTGAGGCACTTTCCAGGGCGGTCGTCTCTCTCGTGCGTGACGCGGGCATGAGACGCTCCTTCGGCGATCGCTCCCACGCCATCGTGCGCGAGCGATTCGACCAGCGGATCGTCTCGGCGTGGTGGGTCGATCTCTACACCTCGCTCGCGGGACGTTCGACGTGA
- a CDS encoding FkbM family methyltransferase gives MIRRLRGTISGVCRWWRTRRPVVVENGPGKGLRLSLRFASADYTSGRNEEAVQRAFVDLVRGVGDACVLDVGANIGFFALLAAREGKFVVAYEAVPRLAREIERHAQWNGVAPLVRVDGRAVSDSPGTARLTLARHPGGAALDAYASVPDAYASIDVKCTTIDAEFTAGRLDRIGAIKVDVEGAELAALRGAERTLREQAPGLLIEVDTSSRDAAESRARAIESYLAGLGYRVHRLESAYDAAWTVIHLVGVRSVTRA, from the coding sequence GTGATCCGTCGCCTGCGAGGCACAATCAGCGGCGTTTGTCGCTGGTGGCGAACACGACGCCCCGTCGTCGTCGAGAATGGCCCGGGCAAGGGCCTGCGGCTATCGCTCCGATTCGCCAGCGCCGACTACACATCCGGGCGCAATGAAGAGGCCGTGCAGCGTGCGTTCGTGGATCTTGTTCGAGGCGTTGGCGACGCGTGCGTGCTTGATGTCGGCGCCAACATTGGCTTCTTCGCGCTCCTGGCGGCCCGCGAAGGGAAGTTCGTTGTCGCGTATGAGGCCGTGCCACGGCTCGCACGAGAGATCGAACGCCACGCCCAGTGGAATGGAGTCGCGCCACTCGTTCGCGTGGATGGACGAGCCGTGTCCGACTCCCCGGGAACTGCCAGACTCACGCTCGCCCGTCATCCCGGCGGGGCGGCGCTCGACGCCTACGCGAGCGTCCCCGATGCGTACGCCTCGATCGATGTGAAATGCACGACGATCGACGCCGAGTTTACTGCGGGGAGGCTCGATCGAATCGGCGCAATAAAGGTTGATGTGGAGGGCGCCGAACTGGCGGCTTTGCGAGGCGCGGAACGCACGCTGCGTGAGCAAGCCCCGGGGCTGCTCATCGAGGTTGATACGTCGAGCCGCGACGCGGCCGAGTCACGCGCGAGAGCGATCGAGTCATACCTTGCCGGGCTTGGGTATCGCGTTCACAGACTCGAGTCGGCGTACGACGCGGCGTGGACAGTGATCCATCTCGTGGGGGTCAGGTCGGTTACCCGTGCGTGA
- the fsa gene encoding fructose-6-phosphate aldolase — protein sequence MEIYLDSASLNEVKQAHDLGVLDGVTTNPTLIAKEGVNYTKRLAEICGVVKGPVSAEVIATDSAGMLKEGREHTKIAPNIVVKLPSTIDGLKACKIFSDEGIKTNMTLCFQSLQAMMVAKAGAFLVSPFIGRLDDVGEEGMDLIRSIRTIYDNYGFRTKILAASIRHPNHMLQCALAGADVATCPLSVIQQCMKHPLTDIGLEKFLADYRKAFG from the coding sequence ATGGAAATCTACCTCGACAGTGCCAGCCTCAACGAGGTCAAGCAGGCCCACGACCTCGGCGTGCTCGACGGCGTCACCACCAACCCGACGCTCATCGCGAAGGAGGGCGTGAACTACACCAAGCGTCTCGCCGAAATCTGCGGGGTCGTGAAAGGCCCGGTCTCGGCCGAGGTCATCGCTACGGATTCGGCGGGTATGCTCAAGGAAGGCCGCGAGCACACGAAGATCGCGCCGAACATCGTCGTGAAACTCCCCAGCACGATCGACGGGCTCAAGGCGTGCAAGATCTTCAGCGACGAGGGAATCAAGACCAACATGACGCTTTGCTTCCAGTCGCTCCAGGCGATGATGGTCGCCAAGGCCGGGGCGTTCCTCGTCAGCCCGTTCATCGGCCGACTCGACGACGTGGGCGAGGAGGGCATGGACCTCATCCGCTCAATCCGCACGATCTATGACAACTACGGTTTTCGCACGAAGATTCTCGCGGCATCGATCCGCCACCCGAACCACATGCTCCAGTGCGCTCTCGCCGGGGCCGATGTCGCGACGTGTCCCTTGAGCGTGATCCAGCAGTGCATGAAGCACCCTCTGACGGACATCGGCCTGGAGAAGTTCCTCGCCGACTATCGCAAGGCGTTCGGATGA
- a CDS encoding SET domain-containing protein-lysine N-methyltransferase has translation MPRPHPQSVPGLIEDLPYGVRLSPSGGQGLFATRGIPLGTRVIQMRGEVLHRDQVDWSRHWSMQVDRDRYLCNDESHTGVDHFLNHCCEPNLGFVNGGMPRHEPWLVALREIHSGEELSWDYSTSMGERGWAMECRCGCDTCRRRIVGFWDLDDATRARLAPNALAYLVDRPLLGRE, from the coding sequence ATGCCGCGACCACACCCGCAATCCGTACCAGGACTGATAGAGGACCTGCCATATGGCGTGCGGCTGTCGCCGAGCGGCGGGCAGGGGCTCTTTGCGACGCGCGGAATCCCGCTCGGCACGCGCGTCATCCAGATGCGGGGCGAAGTGCTCCACCGCGATCAGGTCGACTGGAGCCGTCACTGGTCCATGCAGGTGGATCGCGACCGGTATCTCTGCAATGACGAGTCGCACACGGGCGTGGACCATTTCCTGAACCATTGCTGCGAGCCGAATCTCGGCTTTGTCAACGGCGGCATGCCGCGACACGAGCCATGGCTGGTCGCGCTCCGCGAGATCCACTCGGGCGAGGAGTTGTCGTGGGACTATTCCACGTCGATGGGCGAGCGCGGGTGGGCGATGGAGTGCCGATGCGGGTGCGACACGTGCCGGCGTCGCATCGTCGGGTTCTGGGACCTCGATGACGCCACACGTGCACGTCTCGCGCCGAACGCGCTGGCGTATCTCGTTGATCGACCGCTTCTCGGACGCGAGTGA
- a CDS encoding type II secretion system protein gives MFSKVEALLLVLMIGTLGAVLMPQLSSAGEDRRIGELQRSLESLQQSIDLYRARDASGRYPDLLGSGWKPLIERGFLERAPENPLNGHSDVSRVASPGHGWHFDPQTGRLGACYFDEPSGTITERP, from the coding sequence ATGTTCAGCAAGGTCGAAGCGTTGCTCCTGGTGCTCATGATCGGGACGCTCGGCGCTGTGCTCATGCCGCAACTCTCGAGCGCCGGCGAGGATCGCCGCATCGGTGAACTCCAACGCTCGCTCGAATCGCTCCAGCAGTCGATCGATCTCTATCGGGCGCGCGACGCGTCGGGAAGATATCCGGACCTGCTCGGATCGGGCTGGAAGCCGCTGATCGAGCGGGGTTTTCTGGAGAGAGCGCCCGAGAACCCGTTGAACGGGCATTCGGACGTTTCGCGGGTTGCATCTCCGGGCCACGGATGGCACTTTGATCCTCAGACAGGTCGATTGGGCGCGTGTTATTTCGACGAGCCGAGTGGAACGATCACGGAGCGCCCGTAG
- a CDS encoding prepilin-type N-terminal cleavage/methylation domain-containing protein, with protein sequence MMNGRSMTRGPRAMARRAFTMVEILIVVVILGILAALVVPQFANATEEAGRTATIDSLTKIRRAIDVYYIRNGNLWPNIIEDNGQAAWGELMTNTSNTYLREVPHNYWVPSSAARVVIFGTAPDVAYQTTHGWIFDPTTGRVWAGGFDGLDQAYPKP encoded by the coding sequence ATGATGAACGGACGATCGATGACGCGTGGCCCCCGAGCCATGGCGCGCCGAGCGTTCACGATGGTCGAAATTCTCATCGTCGTGGTGATCCTGGGGATCCTCGCGGCGCTCGTCGTCCCCCAGTTCGCCAACGCGACCGAAGAGGCCGGACGCACCGCGACCATCGACTCGCTCACGAAGATCCGTCGCGCGATCGACGTGTACTACATCCGAAACGGGAACTTGTGGCCGAACATCATCGAGGACAACGGGCAGGCCGCCTGGGGTGAACTGATGACCAACACCTCCAACACGTATCTCCGCGAGGTCCCCCACAACTACTGGGTGCCCAGTTCGGCGGCTCGAGTCGTGATCTTCGGCACGGCGCCGGACGTTGCCTATCAGACCACCCACGGCTGGATCTTCGATCCGACGACCGGGCGCGTCTGGGCGGGTGGATTCGACGGGCTGGACCAGGCCTATCCGAAGCCGTGA
- a CDS encoding prepilin-type N-terminal cleavage/methylation domain-containing protein, whose product MGVRTHAGSSRTRRLGARRGYTLVEVLVVVTILGIAGAMVVPVFSQTNILRVQAAVRQVVADITVAQSDSLAYQTGRAVVFTPMVGTTPSTYRIVEVKGGAIDIATNTLETRDFTNSEYGDSNIVGADFSGTTTLVFDEIGSPITGAGTGVAAGDGYLDITGSGETYRVHVEAYTGRVTVEKR is encoded by the coding sequence ATGGGAGTTCGCACACACGCCGGTTCGTCTCGCACACGTCGCCTTGGCGCGAGGCGCGGCTACACCCTCGTCGAGGTCCTTGTCGTCGTGACGATCCTGGGGATCGCCGGGGCGATGGTTGTGCCCGTATTCTCGCAGACAAACATCCTGCGGGTGCAGGCCGCCGTTCGCCAGGTCGTGGCGGACATCACCGTCGCGCAGTCGGACTCGCTGGCGTACCAGACAGGCCGCGCCGTCGTCTTCACGCCGATGGTCGGGACCACACCCAGCACCTATCGCATCGTCGAGGTCAAGGGCGGCGCGATCGACATCGCGACCAACACCCTCGAGACCCGCGACTTCACCAACTCGGAGTACGGCGATTCCAACATCGTTGGGGCCGATTTTAGCGGAACTACCACCCTCGTCTTCGACGAGATCGGAAGCCCCATCACCGGCGCGGGAACCGGAGTGGCGGCGGGCGACGGATATCTGGATATCACCGGCTCGGGCGAGACCTATCGCGTGCACGTCGAGGCCTACACCGGACGCGTCACCGTCGAGAAGCGTTGA
- a CDS encoding tetratricopeptide repeat protein, with the protein MKTRSLILVAAILATGSLVGCSGHGASTAQHVSSAKLKMDAIKAATQWQTSHQAFLAGDLNKALKHVNIALELNPSVTKSHVLRGRILMEQGELEEAGLAFNNAVAIDPNAVDPQYFLGVLHERFAQKDKALAFYTKAVELDPENPQYAIAAAEMMMDLDRMLEAKDFLTQRLNTFEHNAGVRQTLGHIAMIEKDYDKAADFFEIARMLSPDDYGIQEDLARAQVQTQDYAGAETTLARLMSNDAFKERRDLKLLQATCLIKTDRPVQARDILFTLTNDHVGSADAEAWIALGNACYLVNDLSNLRSAANRVVALAPRRAEGYLLRGLHARETKDFPNAERAVRQALAIEQTADAFMLLGMIYQDSGKDRLAQASFEKAQQIAASDSSTTNGTITNASDAADLPTE; encoded by the coding sequence ATGAAGACCCGTTCGCTGATTCTCGTCGCCGCCATTCTTGCCACCGGCTCGCTCGTCGGATGCTCCGGACACGGCGCCTCCACGGCCCAGCACGTGAGCAGCGCCAAACTGAAGATGGACGCGATCAAGGCCGCCACCCAGTGGCAGACCTCGCACCAGGCCTTCCTCGCCGGCGATCTCAACAAGGCTCTCAAGCATGTCAACATCGCCCTCGAACTCAACCCTTCCGTCACCAAATCGCACGTGCTGCGCGGGCGAATTCTGATGGAGCAGGGCGAACTCGAAGAGGCCGGCCTCGCCTTCAACAACGCCGTCGCCATCGATCCCAACGCCGTCGATCCCCAGTACTTCCTGGGCGTCCTCCACGAGCGCTTCGCGCAGAAGGACAAGGCGCTGGCGTTCTACACCAAGGCCGTCGAACTCGACCCGGAGAATCCGCAGTACGCGATCGCCGCGGCCGAGATGATGATGGACCTCGACCGCATGCTCGAGGCCAAGGACTTCCTCACGCAGCGTCTCAACACCTTCGAGCACAACGCCGGCGTCCGCCAGACGCTCGGGCACATCGCCATGATCGAGAAGGACTACGACAAGGCGGCCGACTTCTTCGAGATCGCCCGCATGCTCAGCCCTGATGATTACGGTATCCAGGAGGACCTCGCCCGCGCCCAGGTCCAGACCCAGGACTACGCCGGCGCCGAAACCACGCTCGCCCGCCTCATGTCCAACGACGCCTTCAAGGAGCGTCGCGACCTCAAACTCCTCCAGGCGACCTGCCTCATCAAGACCGATCGCCCCGTCCAGGCGCGCGACATCCTCTTCACGCTCACCAACGACCACGTCGGCAGCGCCGACGCCGAGGCGTGGATCGCCCTGGGCAACGCCTGCTACCTCGTCAACGACCTCTCGAACCTTCGCTCGGCGGCGAACCGCGTGGTGGCGCTCGCGCCGCGTCGGGCCGAGGGCTACTTGCTCCGTGGCCTGCACGCCCGCGAGACCAAGGACTTCCCCAATGCCGAGCGTGCGGTCCGTCAGGCTCTCGCCATCGAGCAGACCGCCGACGCCTTCATGCTCCTGGGCATGATCTATCAGGACTCGGGCAAGGACCGCCTCGCCCAGGCCAGTTTCGAGAAGGCCCAGCAGATCGCCGCGTCCGACTCCTCCACCACCAACGGCACCATCACCAACGCCTCCGACGCGGCCGACCTCCCCACCGAGTAA